From Cyprinus carpio isolate SPL01 chromosome A7, ASM1834038v1, whole genome shotgun sequence, a single genomic window includes:
- the LOC109088836 gene encoding annexin A2-like produces MALVSEILTKLTLSYGGEGEPKCPTVVPVYDFNPEEDAAKIETAIKTKGIDEQKIIEILTKRSCSQRAEIAFEYEKRAKKDLVSALKGALSGSLEHLILGLMKSTAQYDASELKSSMKGLGTDEETLIEMVCSRSKEELMEIKKVYREMFKKELEKDVSGDTSGDFAKLLLALVQAKRDEPSNVVDYEKIDNDARSLYEAGVNRKGTDVTTWISIFSERSVPHLQKVFERYKRYSPYDIKESIRKEVKGDLEKSFLTLVECMENKHLYFASRLNDAMKSKSVKDKVVTRIIVSRCEVDLMKVCTEFKRNFGKSLYQTILEHTKGDYQRALLNLCGGDD; encoded by the exons ATGGCTTTAGTGTCTGAGATTTTGACGAAACTTACACTGAGTTATGGAGGG GAGGGAGAACCTAAATGCCCTACAGTGGTCCCAGTTTATGATTTTAACCCAGAGGAGGATGCAGCCAAAATCGAGACAGCCATCAAAACCAAAG gtATTGATGAGCAGAAAATCATTGAAATTTTGACAAAACGCAGTTGCTCACAAAGGGCTGAAATTGCATTTGAGTATGAAAAACGGGCAAAGAAG GATTTGGTAAGTGCCCTGAAGGGGGCGCTCTCAGGCTCTTTGGAGCATCTGATTCTGGGTTTGATGAAGAGCACAGCACAGTATGACGCCTCGGAACTCAAATCATCTATGAAG GGTCTGGGCACTGATGAGGAGACTCTTATTGAGATGGTCTGCTCTCGCAGTAAAGAAGAGCTAATGGAAATCAAGAAGGTTTACAGAGAAA tgTTTAAGAAGGAGTTGGAGAAAGATGTTTCTGGAGACACATCTGGTGATTTCGCAAAGCTGCTCCTGGCCCTTGTACAG GCCAAGAGAGATGAGCCAAGTAACGTGGTGGACTATGAGAAGATCGACAATGATGCAAGA TCTCTTTATGAAGCTGGAGTGAATCGAAAAGGAACTGATGTGACCACCTGGATTTCAATCTTCTCTGAGAGGAGTGTCCCACACTTGCAGAAAG TGTTTGAAAGGTACAAGAGATACAGCCCATATGACATTAAGGAGAGCATTCGAAAGGAGGTGAAGGGAGATCTGGAAAAATCCTTCCTGACACTAG TTGAGTGCATGGAGAACAAACATCTGTATTTTGCCAGCAGACTTAATGACGCCATGAAG AGTAAAAGTGTTAAAGATAAGGTCGTAACCCGCATCATCGTCTCCCGCTGTGAAGTTGATCTCATGAAGGTCTGCACAGAATTTAAGAGGAATTTTGGAAAATCTCTGTACCAGACAATTTTA GAGCACACTAAGGGTGACTACCAGAGAGCTCTCCTGAACCTCTGTGGAGGAGATGACTAA
- the LOC109088852 gene encoding nuclear receptor ROR-alpha B-like isoform X1 has protein sequence MNMESPPESVASPRKSASEADASVEDSPVKLDSKAETDKPAPVRRQSCSSTNKDVSSAKKTHTSQIESIPCKICGDKSSGIHYGVITCEGCKGFFRRSQQGTVSYSCPRQKSCLIDRTSRNRCQHCRLQKCLAVGMSRDAVKFGRMSKKQRDSLFAEVQKHRQQQQEEKVSDATEKGREPQPPGEAEPLTPSYALSTNGATELPNDLSGYMNGQTPEEGKADSAIGGFYLDIQPSPDQSGLDMDGIKLEPVCDLSPDSGLDQYCCYSNGHSSTPDNDLEHLSENICKSHMETCQYLREELQPSNWQTVLQTDVDAYQKKSQEDMWQLCAVKVTEAVQYVVEFAKRIDGFMELCQNDQIVLLKAGSLEVVFVRMCRAYNSQNNTVFFDSRYAGPEVFKALGCDELISSVFEFAKSLTSLQLSEDETGLFSAYVLMSADRSWLQEKTRVEKLQQKIKIALQNLLQNNQRDEGILAKLVCKVSTVRMLCRHHMEKLNTFRALYPETVHTRFPPLYKELFGSEFEQVLPQEA, from the exons ATGTGTCCTCagcaaagaaaacacacacat CTCAGATTGAGAGTATTCCCTGTAAAATCTGCGGAGATAAATCATCAGGGATTCATTATGGTGTTATCACCTGTGAGGGATGCAAG GGTTTCTTCAGGAGGAGTCAGCAGGGCACTGTGTCTTATTCATGTCCTCGGCAGAAGAGCTGTCTGATCGATCGTACCAGCAGAAACCGCTGCCAGCACTGTCGCCTGCAGAAATGCTTAGCAGTGGGCATGTCAAGAGATG CTGTGAAGTTCGGCCGGATGTCTAAGAAGCAGAGGGACAGTCTGTTCGCAGAGGTTCAGAAACACCGTCAACAGCAGCAGGAGGAGAAAGTGAGTGATGCGACAGAGAAGGGGCGGGAACCTCAACCTCCTGGAGAGGCAGAGCCACTCACGCCCTCTTACGCCCTGTCCACCAATGGTGCCACAGAACTCCCCAATGACCTCAGTGGCTACATGAACGGTCAAACCCCAGAGGAGGGAAAGGCGGATTCAGCGATTGGTGGATTTTACCTGGACATTCAGCCCTCTCCAGACCAGTCAGGTCTAGACATGGATGGCATTAAACTAGAACCAGTGTGCGACCTCAGCCCGGACTCTGGCTTAGATCAATATTGTTGCTATAGCAACGGACACTCTTCAACTCCTGACAATGACCTAG AACATCTGTCAGAGAACATCTGCAAGTCTCACATGGAGACGTGCCAGTATCTTCGAGAAGAGCTACAGCCCAGCAACTGGCAGACAGTTTTACAGACAGACGTGGACGCGTACCAAAAGAAG TCTCAGGAGGACATGTGGCAGCTGTGTGCGGTTAAAGTCACTGAAGCTGTGCAGTATGTGGTTGAGTTTGCCAAGCGCATTGATGGATTCATGGAGCTGTGTCAGAACGATCAGATCGTGCTGCTCAAAGCAG GTTCTTTAGAAGTCGTGTTCGTGAGGATGTGTCGGGCATATAACTCTCAGAACAACACTGTCTTTTTTGACAGCAGATATGCTGGGCCGGAAGTCTTCAAAGCATTGG GTTGTGATGAACTTATCAGCTCTGTGTTTGAGTTTGCGAAGAGCCTGACCTCTCTACAGCTCAGTGAAGATGAGACTGGCCTGTTTTCAGCATACGTGCTGATGTCTGCAG ATCGTTCCTGGCTGCAGGAGAAGACCAGAGTGGAGAAACTCCAGCAGAAGATCAAGATTGCCCTCCAGAACCTCTTGCAGAACAACCAGAGAGATGAGGGAATTCTCGCTAAG CTTGTCTGTAAAGTGTCCACTGTTCGGATGTTATGCCGTCACCATATGGAGAAACTGAACACATTCAGAGCTCTTTACCCAGAAACGGTCCACACACGCTTCCCTCCGCTCTATAAGGAGCTGTTTGGATCAGAATTTGAGCAGGTTCTGCCTCAGGAGGCCTGA
- the LOC109088852 gene encoding nuclear receptor ROR-alpha B-like isoform X3, with the protein MYLMITAMKAQIESIPCKICGDKSSGIHYGVITCEGCKGFFRRSQQGTVSYSCPRQKSCLIDRTSRNRCQHCRLQKCLAVGMSRDAVKFGRMSKKQRDSLFAEVQKHRQQQQEEKVSDATEKGREPQPPGEAEPLTPSYALSTNGATELPNDLSGYMNGQTPEEGKADSAIGGFYLDIQPSPDQSGLDMDGIKLEPVCDLSPDSGLDQYCCYSNGHSSTPDNDLEHLSENICKSHMETCQYLREELQPSNWQTVLQTDVDAYQKKSQEDMWQLCAVKVTEAVQYVVEFAKRIDGFMELCQNDQIVLLKAGSLEVVFVRMCRAYNSQNNTVFFDSRYAGPEVFKALGCDELISSVFEFAKSLTSLQLSEDETGLFSAYVLMSADRSWLQEKTRVEKLQQKIKIALQNLLQNNQRDEGILAKLVCKVSTVRMLCRHHMEKLNTFRALYPETVHTRFPPLYKELFGSEFEQVLPQEA; encoded by the exons ATGTACTTAATGATCACAGCCATGAAAG CTCAGATTGAGAGTATTCCCTGTAAAATCTGCGGAGATAAATCATCAGGGATTCATTATGGTGTTATCACCTGTGAGGGATGCAAG GGTTTCTTCAGGAGGAGTCAGCAGGGCACTGTGTCTTATTCATGTCCTCGGCAGAAGAGCTGTCTGATCGATCGTACCAGCAGAAACCGCTGCCAGCACTGTCGCCTGCAGAAATGCTTAGCAGTGGGCATGTCAAGAGATG CTGTGAAGTTCGGCCGGATGTCTAAGAAGCAGAGGGACAGTCTGTTCGCAGAGGTTCAGAAACACCGTCAACAGCAGCAGGAGGAGAAAGTGAGTGATGCGACAGAGAAGGGGCGGGAACCTCAACCTCCTGGAGAGGCAGAGCCACTCACGCCCTCTTACGCCCTGTCCACCAATGGTGCCACAGAACTCCCCAATGACCTCAGTGGCTACATGAACGGTCAAACCCCAGAGGAGGGAAAGGCGGATTCAGCGATTGGTGGATTTTACCTGGACATTCAGCCCTCTCCAGACCAGTCAGGTCTAGACATGGATGGCATTAAACTAGAACCAGTGTGCGACCTCAGCCCGGACTCTGGCTTAGATCAATATTGTTGCTATAGCAACGGACACTCTTCAACTCCTGACAATGACCTAG AACATCTGTCAGAGAACATCTGCAAGTCTCACATGGAGACGTGCCAGTATCTTCGAGAAGAGCTACAGCCCAGCAACTGGCAGACAGTTTTACAGACAGACGTGGACGCGTACCAAAAGAAG TCTCAGGAGGACATGTGGCAGCTGTGTGCGGTTAAAGTCACTGAAGCTGTGCAGTATGTGGTTGAGTTTGCCAAGCGCATTGATGGATTCATGGAGCTGTGTCAGAACGATCAGATCGTGCTGCTCAAAGCAG GTTCTTTAGAAGTCGTGTTCGTGAGGATGTGTCGGGCATATAACTCTCAGAACAACACTGTCTTTTTTGACAGCAGATATGCTGGGCCGGAAGTCTTCAAAGCATTGG GTTGTGATGAACTTATCAGCTCTGTGTTTGAGTTTGCGAAGAGCCTGACCTCTCTACAGCTCAGTGAAGATGAGACTGGCCTGTTTTCAGCATACGTGCTGATGTCTGCAG ATCGTTCCTGGCTGCAGGAGAAGACCAGAGTGGAGAAACTCCAGCAGAAGATCAAGATTGCCCTCCAGAACCTCTTGCAGAACAACCAGAGAGATGAGGGAATTCTCGCTAAG CTTGTCTGTAAAGTGTCCACTGTTCGGATGTTATGCCGTCACCATATGGAGAAACTGAACACATTCAGAGCTCTTTACCCAGAAACGGTCCACACACGCTTCCCTCCGCTCTATAAGGAGCTGTTTGGATCAGAATTTGAGCAGGTTCTGCCTCAGGAGGCCTGA